One Hermetia illucens chromosome 4, iHerIll2.2.curated.20191125, whole genome shotgun sequence DNA segment encodes these proteins:
- the LOC119655081 gene encoding translation machinery-associated protein 16 homolog has translation MGNLAKELAKCKHPNSRKTKALAKKAKRMNNKHRNQFGHAIKSNILGEKLSWFLPHVEDRTTPLTPREFRQLIETYLQRFDEEIEQIKLKQSISKNRANQHVSRLNVIKFTLEREKDEFNGGGLELLNLCDMEKLKSLQQWDGNAINVQHFKLDLISRHFLSKLEKEQKKSDPTLSSVQLTNDAQSANDVEQENVKEKKEEAMLCD, from the exons ATG GGTAATCTAGCCAAAGAGTTAGCAAAATGCAAACATCCAAACAGTCGCAAAACAAAAGCATTGGCCAAGAAGGCAAAGCGAATGAACAACAAACACAGAAATCAGTTTGGACATGCGATTAAATCGAATATCCTAGGCGAGAAACTTTCTTGGTTCCTGCCTCACGTGGAGGATAGAACGACTCCTTTGACTCCCAGGGAGTTCAGGCAACTAATTGAAACCTACCTGCAGCGTTTCGATGAGGAAATCGAACAAATCAAATTGAAACAGTCGATCAGCAAAAACCGCGCCAACCAACACGTATCCCGCCTGAACGTGATAAAATTCACATTAGAGCGGGAAAAGGATGAGTTTAACGGCGGTGGACTAG aaCTCCTCAATTTATGCGACATGGAGAAACTGAAGTCACTTCAACAATGGGACGGGAACGCGATTAATGTGCAGCATTTCAAATTAGATTTGATTTCACGCCACTTCCTGAGCAAACTAGAAAAGGAGCAGAAAAAAAGTGATCCAACTCTTAGTTCTGTTCAACTTACGAATGATGCGCAAAGTGCGAATGACGTAGAACAAGAGAATGTTAAAGAAAAGAAGGAGGAAGCAATGTTATGTGATTAG
- the LOC119655080 gene encoding lipid droplet-associated hydrolase has protein sequence MKLSAKLFTIRHNSRFIHSVIVASSKGRWINCKPDRMQEAFVNINEIPTHVMTWGKWIEESFADHEREVVICITGNPGLPGFYTQFLSTLHNNLDAKTPVWVIGHAGHDEPSASSVRKVPPLSGNESKFELNAQLKHKIEFIETYVPAHVKIHLIGHSIGAWMILQLLKESRIKDRLQKCYLLFPTVERMAVSPNGVVFTKLVLPVFFAVRMLAKFVNCLPISLRVLMISAYFWITSTPRFFLGTTLKYLRPTILDCVVHLAKEEMERVTDLEVDIVQDNVDLLKFYYGTTDGWVPVKYYDEIKVRVPGIDAELDEFRISHSFVLREAVPMGEIVADWIKRYSVKAS, from the exons ATGAAACTGTCAGCAAAGTTGTTTACAATTCGCCACAATTCTCGTTTCATTCATTCTGTGATAGTTGCATCAAGCAAAGGTCGTTGGATTAACTGCAAGCCAGACAGAATGCAAGAGGCTTTCGTGAATATTAACGAGATTCCAACCCATGTAATGACATGGGGGAAATGGATTGAGGAATCGTTTGCCGACCACGAACGCGAGGTAGTGATTTGCATAACCGGAAATCCCGGCCTCCCCGGCTTCTATACACAATTCTTATCTACGCTACACAACAATTTGGACGCTAAGACGCCCGTTTGGGTGATAG GTCACGCAGGCCATGACGAACCGTCCGCTTCGAGTGTACGCAAGGTGCCGCCGCTATCAGGCAACGAATCAAAGTTCGAATTGAATGCTCAACTCAAACACAAGATTGAATTCATCGAAACCTACGTGCCGGCACATGTGAAAATTCACTTGATTGGTCACTCAATCGGGGCTTGGATGATATTGCAGCTGTTGAAGGAGTCGCGGATTAAGGATCGCCTGCAGAAATGTTACCTCCTGTTCCCGACCGTAGAACGTATGGCTGTTTCCCCGAATGGGGTTGTCTTTACCAAATTGGTGCTGCCCGTTTTCTTTGCCGTACGGATGTTGGCGAAATTCGTAAATTGCCTACCAATTTCGCTACGTGTCCTTATGATAAGCGCCTACTTCTGGATAACGTCGACGCCAAGATTTTTCCTGGGAACCACCTTGAAATACTTGCGTCCGACGATACTTGATTGTGTGGTTCATTTAGCGAAGGAGGAGATGGAGCGGGTAACAGATTTAGAAGTGGACATTGTACAGGATAATGTGGACTTGTTGAAGTTTTATTACGGGACCACGGATGGCTGGGTCCCGGTCAAGTATTATGACGAAATCAAAGTTCGCGTGCCAGGCATTGACGCCGAACTGGATGAGTTTAGAATATCGCATTCCTTTGTATTACGTGAGGCTGTGCCCATGGGGGAGATCGTCGCCGATTGGATAAAGCGGTATTCTGTGAAGGCTTCCTAA